The proteins below come from a single Oceanotoga teriensis genomic window:
- a CDS encoding sensor histidine kinase, giving the protein MNFEEYLKDKKLFLTFFVVLMIIINLIMLLDPNSRIHSGNILYLDILSFILMIIYLLVEFSFKKRYFDMLKELDEYTGDIITALPEPQSNEEIIINDLISHLNYLNYLKYDALYKEKRDYDEFIATWVHEIKIPISIIKLTLENDVVNDKSKSIFEEIERIENYIEQVLYYSKSDDFSKDYFISDVNIEKIIKDIIKKNAKTFISKKISVDISNLDYDVKTDKKWLDFVLNQIVSNSLKYTDKNGSIKFYSLNSEFEKILIIEDDGVGIKKEDIKRIFDRGFTGYNGRNYSKSTGMGLYLSKKLLNKLGHKITVESKFGNYTKIMIHFPRLNDYYNFK; this is encoded by the coding sequence ATGAATTTTGAAGAATATTTAAAAGATAAAAAGTTATTTTTAACTTTTTTTGTTGTTTTAATGATAATAATTAATTTAATAATGTTGTTAGATCCTAATAGTAGAATACATTCAGGTAATATATTGTATTTAGATATTTTATCATTTATTTTGATGATTATTTATCTTCTTGTAGAATTTTCTTTCAAGAAGAGATATTTTGATATGTTAAAAGAACTTGATGAGTATACTGGAGATATAATAACAGCTTTACCGGAACCACAATCAAATGAAGAAATAATTATAAATGATTTAATATCTCATTTGAATTATTTAAATTATTTAAAATATGATGCTCTTTATAAAGAGAAAAGAGACTATGATGAGTTTATAGCTACATGGGTTCATGAAATTAAAATACCTATTTCAATAATAAAACTTACACTTGAAAATGATGTTGTAAATGATAAATCAAAAAGTATATTTGAAGAGATTGAAAGAATAGAAAATTATATAGAGCAGGTTCTTTATTATTCAAAATCAGATGATTTTTCTAAGGATTATTTTATATCTGATGTAAATATTGAAAAGATTATAAAAGATATAATCAAAAAAAACGCAAAAACATTTATTTCTAAAAAGATTTCTGTTGATATTAGTAATTTAGATTATGATGTAAAGACAGATAAAAAATGGCTTGATTTTGTTTTAAATCAAATAGTTAGTAATTCTCTTAAGTATACTGATAAGAATGGAAGCATAAAATTTTATTCTTTGAATTCTGAATTTGAAAAAATACTTATTATAGAAGATGATGGAGTAGGTATAAAAAAAGAAGATATTAAACGAATTTTTGATAGAGGATTTACAGGTTATAATGGAAGGAATTATTCTAAATCTACAGGTATGGGACTTTATTTATCTAAAAAACTTTTGAATAAACTTGGACATAAAATAACAGTAGAATCTAAATTTGGTAATTATACAAAAATAATGATTCATTTTCCAAGATTAAATGATTATTATAATTTTAAATAA
- a CDS encoding ROK family transcriptional regulator, whose protein sequence is MNKNQITNIEVKKNNRNRIFRYICKKEKTSNPEISYDLKMSLPTVTQNTKELIEKGLIQEVGELQSTGGRRAKALSVISNSKLAIGLDITKNHVGILLTNLKGEIIKYERFNNPFKDEDNYYIEINKKIKDFLSEIVKNDKNILGMGISFPGIINLEKEMVSYSHMLGLKALPFNSISKFFSYPCYFINDANAGAYAEGINKEQKDEFFYLSLSNTVGGAIFNSNELIYGKNYRSGEVGHMTIVPNGINCYCGKSGCLDAYCSAKRLSDITDGNLDLFFKRLENNDKNIKEVWDDYTTYLSIAINNINMILDCDVIIGGYVGSFIEPHIDSIKKKVAKRNTFSDDSSFIKNCSYKVATAALGAALNVIEKFIKQV, encoded by the coding sequence ATGAATAAAAATCAAATTACAAATATCGAAGTCAAAAAAAATAATCGAAATAGAATTTTCAGATATATTTGTAAAAAAGAAAAAACTTCAAACCCTGAAATTTCTTATGATTTAAAAATGAGTTTACCAACGGTAACTCAAAATACAAAAGAACTCATTGAAAAAGGCTTAATTCAAGAAGTTGGAGAACTTCAATCTACTGGTGGAAGAAGAGCAAAAGCATTATCAGTTATTTCAAACTCAAAATTAGCCATAGGTCTTGATATAACTAAAAATCATGTGGGAATTCTATTAACAAATCTTAAAGGTGAAATAATTAAATATGAACGATTTAATAATCCTTTTAAAGATGAAGATAATTACTACATTGAAATTAATAAAAAAATAAAAGATTTTTTATCTGAAATCGTTAAAAACGACAAAAATATTCTTGGTATGGGAATATCATTTCCTGGAATCATAAACTTAGAAAAAGAAATGGTCTCATATTCACATATGTTAGGTTTAAAAGCATTGCCTTTCAATTCTATAAGCAAATTCTTCTCATATCCATGTTATTTTATAAATGATGCGAATGCTGGAGCATATGCTGAAGGGATCAATAAAGAACAAAAAGATGAATTTTTCTATTTATCTTTAAGTAATACAGTAGGTGGAGCTATTTTTAATTCAAATGAATTAATTTATGGAAAAAATTATAGATCTGGAGAAGTTGGACATATGACAATTGTACCAAATGGAATTAATTGCTATTGTGGAAAATCTGGATGTTTGGATGCATACTGTTCAGCTAAACGTCTTTCAGATATAACAGATGGTAATTTAGACCTTTTCTTCAAACGATTGGAAAATAATGATAAAAATATAAAAGAAGTTTGGGATGATTATACTACATATTTATCAATAGCAATCAATAATATCAATATGATATTAGACTGTGATGTAATAATAGGTGGATATGTTGGAAGCTTTATAGAACCTCATATAGATAGTATTAAAAAAAAGGTTGCAAAAAGAAATACATTTTCAGATGACAGTTCTTTTATAAAAAATTGCAGTTATAAAGTTGCTACTGCTGCTTTAGGGGCTGCTTTAAATGTCATAGAAAAATTTATAAAACAAGTATAA
- the xylB gene encoding xylulokinase encodes MLYIGIDLGTSAVKLLLIDEKGNILKTVSKKYPLYISNSSWSEQKPEDWYLKTIEGIKDLVSNCKKEDICGISFGGQMHGLVTLDEKDNIIRPAILWNDGRSTQETDYLNTTIGKEKISQYTANIAFTGFTAPKILWMKKNEPKKFSKISKIMLPKDYLAYKLSGNHCTDYSDASGTLLLDVKNKCWSKEMLKICDITEEQLPKIYESYDIVGILKKEIAKELNLSPKVKIIAGAGDNAAAAVGTGTVGEGMCNISLGTSGTIFISRKTFEVDKNNALHSFAHADGYYHLMGCMLSAASSNKWWMDEILKTNEYSNEQMKIKKLGENNVFYLPYLMGERSPHNDPRARATFTGMTMNTTREDMIQAVLEGVTFGLRDSLEVAKSLGMKIQRTKICGGGAKSHLWKKILSNIMNLKLDIIENEEGPSYGAAILAAVGCGEFSSVEETKNIIKIIDTVNPNKELVNKYEEKYQKFHQIYPEMKNLFKIIT; translated from the coding sequence ATGTTATACATAGGAATTGATCTTGGTACATCAGCGGTAAAACTTTTATTAATAGATGAAAAAGGAAATATACTTAAAACTGTTTCTAAAAAATATCCTTTATATATTTCAAATTCAAGTTGGTCAGAACAAAAACCAGAAGATTGGTATTTGAAAACAATTGAAGGAATTAAAGACTTAGTATCAAATTGTAAAAAAGAAGATATTTGTGGAATAAGTTTTGGTGGTCAAATGCATGGATTAGTTACTTTAGATGAAAAAGATAATATAATACGTCCTGCAATTTTATGGAATGATGGTAGATCTACACAAGAAACTGATTATTTAAATACCACAATTGGTAAAGAAAAAATATCTCAGTACACTGCAAATATTGCTTTTACAGGATTTACCGCTCCTAAAATACTTTGGATGAAAAAAAATGAACCAAAAAAATTCTCAAAGATATCTAAAATAATGCTCCCAAAAGATTATTTAGCTTATAAATTAAGTGGTAATCATTGTACAGATTATTCAGACGCTTCTGGAACTTTATTACTCGATGTAAAAAATAAATGTTGGTCAAAAGAAATGCTTAAAATATGTGATATAACAGAAGAACAATTGCCTAAAATATATGAAAGTTATGATATTGTTGGAATTCTAAAAAAAGAAATCGCAAAAGAATTAAACTTATCACCAAAAGTTAAAATAATTGCTGGTGCTGGAGACAATGCTGCAGCTGCAGTTGGAACTGGAACAGTTGGTGAAGGAATGTGTAACATATCTTTAGGTACTTCTGGAACAATTTTTATATCAAGAAAAACTTTTGAAGTTGACAAGAACAATGCTTTACATTCTTTTGCACATGCAGATGGATATTATCATCTAATGGGATGTATGCTCAGTGCAGCCTCATCAAATAAATGGTGGATGGATGAAATCTTAAAAACAAATGAATATTCAAATGAACAGATGAAGATTAAAAAACTTGGTGAAAATAATGTATTCTATTTGCCTTATTTAATGGGTGAACGTTCACCACATAATGATCCAAGAGCGAGAGCAACTTTTACAGGAATGACTATGAATACTACTCGTGAAGATATGATTCAAGCGGTTCTTGAAGGAGTAACATTTGGATTAAGAGATTCATTAGAAGTTGCAAAAAGTCTTGGTATGAAAATTCAAAGGACTAAAATTTGTGGAGGCGGTGCAAAGAGTCATTTATGGAAAAAAATTCTCTCAAATATAATGAATTTAAAATTAGATATTATAGAAAATGAAGAAGGACCTTCTTATGGTGCAGCTATTCTTGCTGCAGTTGGTTGTGGAGAATTTTCTTCTGTAGAAGAAACGAAGAATATAATAAAAATAATAGATACCGTAAACCCAAATAAAGAATTAGTAAATAAATACGAAGAAAAATATCAAAAATTTCACCAAATTTATCCTGAAATGAAAAACTTGTTTAAAATAATAACCTAA
- a CDS encoding MFS transporter, whose product MMSKETNIKVPFISKFAYGMGDVGCNFSWMFVGNFLMIFYTDVFGIDMKAVAGLMLFSRFWDAINDPIIGSLTDKTNTRWGRYRPWLLFGAPLTSLVLILTFWAHPNWQSTSKIVYMAITYCVLVLGYTSVNIPYGTLCGAMTQDIEERAKINTFRSVSAMAAIGIINIITVPLINTFGKGDEKNGYLLTAILYGIIFSLCHIFCFAKTKEVIEIPKKQKIPLKEQLIAISKNKPYLIALIGQFLFGITFYGRNADALYYFTYVEGNKALFSIFSLYIIIPSIIGAACFPILFKMTNNKGRAASIFAFFTGISMFLMYFFNVKDSPVPFYLLSCVSQFFFSGFNTAIYAIVPDCVEYGEWKTGLRNDGFQYAFISLGNKIGMAVGTALLAAIMGKYGYIANQPQNENVISVIKHSFTTVPGILWIITALALFFYNLNRTSYNKIIYELKNKKNEN is encoded by the coding sequence ATGATGAGCAAAGAAACTAACATTAAAGTACCTTTTATCAGTAAATTTGCTTATGGTATGGGAGATGTAGGATGTAATTTTAGTTGGATGTTTGTAGGAAATTTTCTCATGATATTTTATACTGATGTATTTGGAATAGATATGAAAGCTGTAGCTGGTCTTATGTTATTTTCAAGATTTTGGGATGCAATAAATGATCCAATAATAGGAAGTCTTACAGATAAAACAAATACTCGTTGGGGTAGATACAGACCTTGGCTCTTGTTTGGAGCTCCTTTAACTTCTTTAGTATTAATTTTAACCTTTTGGGCTCATCCAAATTGGCAATCAACATCAAAAATTGTATATATGGCTATAACATATTGTGTGTTAGTTTTAGGATATACCAGTGTTAATATACCTTACGGAACTCTATGTGGTGCTATGACACAGGATATTGAAGAGCGTGCAAAAATAAATACATTTCGTTCAGTCAGTGCCATGGCAGCTATTGGAATAATAAATATAATAACTGTTCCTTTGATAAACACATTCGGAAAAGGTGATGAAAAAAACGGTTATCTTCTTACGGCAATCTTATACGGTATTATATTTTCATTATGTCATATATTTTGTTTTGCCAAAACAAAAGAAGTTATAGAAATACCAAAAAAACAAAAAATTCCTTTAAAAGAACAATTAATAGCAATTAGTAAAAATAAACCTTATTTGATAGCTCTCATAGGACAATTTTTATTTGGTATAACTTTTTATGGAAGAAATGCCGATGCATTATACTATTTTACCTATGTTGAAGGTAATAAAGCATTATTTAGTATTTTTTCATTATATATCATTATTCCATCCATTATAGGTGCGGCTTGTTTTCCTATACTATTTAAAATGACTAATAATAAGGGAAGAGCAGCTTCTATATTTGCATTTTTTACGGGAATAAGTATGTTTTTAATGTATTTTTTTAATGTAAAAGATTCTCCTGTTCCATTTTATTTACTATCTTGTGTTTCACAATTCTTCTTTTCAGGTTTCAATACTGCTATTTATGCAATTGTTCCTGATTGTGTTGAATATGGTGAATGGAAAACAGGTCTCAGAAATGATGGATTTCAATATGCTTTTATATCCTTAGGTAATAAAATCGGAATGGCTGTAGGTACAGCTTTATTAGCTGCTATAATGGGAAAATATGGTTATATTGCAAATCAACCACAAAATGAAAATGTAATTTCTGTTATTAAACATTCGTTCACAACGGTTCCAGGAATTCTATGGATAATAACAGCATTAGCTTTATTTTTTTATAATTTAAATAGAACTTCTTATAATAAAATAATATATGAACTTAAAAATAAAAAAAACGAAAATTAA
- a CDS encoding NAD(P)-dependent alcohol dehydrogenase: protein MEGKMKVAVMLGIGKMGFEERDIPKVKDNEALIKLEYIGVCGSDLHYYETGAIGDYVVNPPFVLGHEPGGIVVEIGKNVKNLKIGDRVALEPGKTCGHCEFCKSGKYNLCPEVQFFATPPVDGVFQEYVAHEADLCFKLPENVSTMEGALIEPLAVGFHAAIQGNAKIGQTAVVMGAGCIGLVTMMSLKAMGVSKVYVVDLMEKRLKKALELGADRVINGSNSNVAEEIGKLTGKKGCDLVIETTGSEIAASQAIDITKKGATIVFVGYSKNGEMTLPMSIAINKELTFKTVFRYRHIYPLAINAVSTGRVNLKGIVTNTYNLDEIQEAMDYSISNKADIVKTVIRVSEEK, encoded by the coding sequence ATGGAAGGTAAAATGAAAGTCGCTGTAATGCTTGGAATAGGTAAAATGGGATTTGAAGAACGTGATATTCCTAAAGTCAAAGACAATGAAGCTTTAATAAAACTTGAATATATCGGTGTTTGTGGTAGTGATTTACATTATTACGAAACGGGAGCTATTGGTGATTACGTAGTTAATCCACCATTTGTTCTTGGACATGAGCCTGGAGGAATTGTCGTAGAAATTGGTAAGAATGTAAAGAACTTAAAAATTGGAGATCGTGTTGCATTAGAACCTGGAAAAACCTGTGGTCATTGTGAATTTTGTAAATCAGGAAAATATAATTTATGTCCAGAAGTTCAATTCTTTGCTACTCCACCTGTTGATGGCGTATTTCAGGAATATGTTGCCCATGAAGCTGATCTATGTTTTAAATTGCCAGAAAATGTAAGTACTATGGAAGGTGCTTTAATTGAACCTTTAGCTGTTGGTTTTCATGCAGCAATACAAGGAAATGCAAAAATAGGTCAAACTGCTGTTGTTATGGGTGCTGGATGTATTGGATTAGTAACAATGATGTCATTAAAAGCTATGGGTGTGTCAAAAGTATATGTTGTAGATTTAATGGAAAAACGTCTAAAAAAAGCACTTGAATTGGGTGCAGATAGAGTTATCAACGGAAGTAATTCTAATGTTGCAGAAGAAATAGGAAAATTAACAGGAAAAAAAGGCTGTGATTTAGTAATTGAAACTACTGGTTCAGAAATAGCAGCCTCACAAGCTATAGATATCACCAAAAAAGGTGCAACAATAGTATTTGTTGGTTATAGTAAAAATGGTGAAATGACTTTACCAATGAGTATTGCCATAAATAAAGAATTAACATTTAAGACTGTATTCCGTTATCGCCATATATATCCATTAGCTATAAATGCTGTTTCTACAGGAAGAGTAAATTTAAAAGGTATAGTAACAAATACTTATAATCTCGATGAAATACAAGAAGCTATGGATTATAGTATAAGCAACAAAGCCGATATAGTAAAAACAGTTATACGAGTTTCTGAAGAAAAATAA
- a CDS encoding ABC transporter ATP-binding protein, producing MSTVLKTENLKKVYGSRGVSYVALQDINIEIEEGEFTGIMGPSGAGKTTLLNIISTIDKPTSGRVVINGTNIINMKEDKLTSFRRDNLGFIFQDFNLLDTMTVKENIILPLALSKVSPKEIDQRLIRISKILGIDNILNKYPWEISGGQKQRTASARAIINNPSLILADEPTGALDSKSSSELLECFTDLNNNNKSTILVVTHDAFAASYCKRILFIKDGQIFTELVRGGTRKEFFHKILDVLSVIGGESNDII from the coding sequence ATGTCTACAGTATTAAAAACAGAAAATTTAAAGAAAGTATATGGCTCGAGAGGAGTTTCTTATGTTGCTTTACAGGATATAAATATTGAGATAGAAGAAGGTGAATTTACAGGGATCATGGGACCATCAGGTGCTGGTAAGACTACTTTATTGAATATAATTTCAACTATAGATAAACCAACTTCTGGAAGAGTAGTAATTAATGGAACAAATATAATAAATATGAAGGAAGATAAATTAACTTCTTTTAGAAGAGATAATTTAGGTTTTATATTTCAAGACTTTAATCTATTAGATACTATGACTGTAAAAGAAAATATAATATTACCTTTGGCACTTTCAAAAGTTTCACCTAAAGAAATAGATCAAAGATTAATAAGAATTTCTAAAATTCTTGGTATAGATAATATATTGAATAAGTATCCTTGGGAGATTTCTGGAGGTCAGAAACAAAGAACTGCGTCAGCGAGAGCTATAATAAATAATCCAAGTCTTATACTTGCAGATGAACCTACTGGAGCTTTAGATTCAAAATCTTCTTCTGAACTTTTAGAATGTTTTACAGATTTAAACAATAATAATAAATCTACTATATTAGTTGTTACGCATGATGCTTTTGCTGCAAGTTATTGTAAAAGAATTTTGTTTATAAAAGATGGACAGATCTTTACAGAACTTGTAAGAGGAGGTACAAGAAAAGAGTTTTTTCATAAGATTCTAGATGTTCTTTCAGTAATTGGCGGTGAATCAAATGACATTATTTGA
- a CDS encoding ABC transporter permease gives MTLFDIAIKNIKKNFYNYFVYFFSMIFSIVIYYTFVSLQYNQQVATASAASATVFYSFQSSAVILAIFSAIFIWYSNSFFTKKRKKEVGLYSLFGLRKRQIARMLFYENIVMGILALIFGILLGTLLSKLFSMILLNMMGTFVYIKFEIVPKAIIQTTIVFLIFIFIASIHSYSLIYRFKLIDLFKADSKKQKEPNPSLFFTFLGILILALCYYVAINAGVKLEFMSAFFGSLFLAILGTYIFFRSSLIWFLKRNKKNKNKFYKGTNIISTSQVLYRVKTNAVTLATLALLSAVTITAIGTVFSFVYMSDTAAKIASPFSFTVDYKNENVQNDLKNIIKDNNHKILNSVEGLEILKLEAKFNPKNSSGFFFFQNKSDVQLIKQSDYNKIADIKHFPKINLKNDKDTILFDGYYIGFGDFSFKDTDVTLMPNDRNINLKIIEDPYKKFIISASFADRVLVVKDNMYENLKDSSKIIKTSSYDISDQTNSEKLTNELVEFTKNNNIKFVDYYRPYKGTMESNGVLIFSGTFLGLVFLLSTGSIIYFKQLNEANEDKMRYKIISNIGISFKDIKKSISSQILTIFLSPLIIGLIHSTVAISKLSQLLGLSLVKPYLITSISYSVIYIIFYFLTVATYTRIIKQK, from the coding sequence ATGACATTATTTGACATAGCCATAAAAAATATAAAGAAGAATTTTTATAATTATTTTGTGTATTTCTTTTCAATGATTTTTAGTATAGTTATATACTATACTTTCGTTTCTTTACAGTATAATCAGCAAGTGGCGACTGCTTCTGCTGCATCGGCAACAGTTTTTTATTCTTTTCAATCATCAGCAGTTATTTTAGCTATTTTTTCAGCTATATTTATATGGTATTCTAATTCATTTTTTACTAAAAAACGTAAAAAAGAAGTTGGATTATATTCTTTATTTGGATTGAGAAAAAGACAGATAGCAAGGATGTTATTTTATGAGAATATAGTTATGGGAATACTCGCACTTATATTTGGAATACTGTTAGGAACTCTTTTGTCAAAACTTTTTTCTATGATTCTTTTAAATATGATGGGGACTTTTGTTTATATAAAATTTGAAATAGTACCAAAGGCAATAATTCAAACTACTATAGTATTTTTAATATTTATTTTCATAGCATCTATACATTCTTATTCATTAATATATAGATTTAAACTTATAGATCTTTTTAAAGCAGATTCAAAAAAACAAAAAGAGCCGAACCCTTCATTGTTTTTCACTTTTTTAGGTATTTTAATATTAGCTTTATGTTATTATGTGGCTATAAATGCTGGGGTTAAATTAGAATTTATGTCAGCTTTTTTTGGTTCTTTATTTCTTGCAATTTTGGGTACATATATCTTTTTTAGGTCGAGTTTAATTTGGTTTCTTAAGAGAAATAAGAAAAATAAGAATAAATTTTATAAAGGTACTAATATAATAAGTACGAGCCAAGTACTCTACAGAGTAAAAACCAATGCAGTAACTCTTGCAACATTAGCTCTTTTAAGTGCTGTTACTATAACGGCTATAGGAACTGTTTTTAGCTTTGTTTATATGTCAGATACGGCTGCAAAAATAGCTTCTCCATTTTCATTCACTGTAGATTATAAAAATGAAAATGTACAAAATGATTTAAAAAATATAATAAAAGATAATAATCATAAGATTTTAAATAGTGTAGAAGGATTGGAAATATTAAAATTAGAAGCAAAATTTAATCCTAAAAATTCAAGTGGTTTTTTCTTCTTTCAAAATAAAAGTGATGTACAGCTTATAAAACAAAGTGATTATAATAAAATAGCTGATATAAAACATTTTCCAAAAATAAATTTGAAGAATGATAAAGATACTATTTTATTTGATGGTTATTATATTGGATTCGGAGATTTTTCTTTTAAAGATACTGATGTAACTTTGATGCCTAATGATAGAAATATAAATTTAAAAATAATTGAAGATCCTTATAAAAAATTTATTATAAGTGCTTCATTTGCCGATAGAGTTTTAGTGGTAAAAGATAATATGTACGAAAATCTTAAAGATAGTTCTAAAATAATAAAAACATCTTCTTATGATATATCAGATCAAACTAATAGTGAAAAATTAACAAATGAGCTTGTAGAATTTACGAAGAATAATAATATCAAATTTGTTGATTATTACAGACCTTATAAGGGTACAATGGAGAGTAATGGAGTTTTAATATTTAGTGGAACATTTTTAGGTTTGGTTTTTTTATTGAGTACGGGAAGTATAATTTATTTTAAACAGTTAAATGAAGCCAATGAAGATAAGATGAGATATAAAATAATATCTAATATAGGAATAAGTTTTAAAGATATAAAAAAATCTATATCTTCTCAAATACTTACTATTTTTTTGAGTCCGCTTATAATTGGACTTATACATAGCACCGTTGCAATAAGTAAATTATCTCAATTGTTGGGATTATCACTTGTAAAACCTTATTTGATAACTTCAATTTCATATTCGGTAATATATATAATTTTCTATTTTTTAACTGTTGCAACTTATACGAGAATAATAAAACAAAAATAA
- a CDS encoding extracellular solute-binding protein, whose protein sequence is MKKKFFIILLFVFLLSVMGFSKKIELMFWTHEDPNRKEIELRYIEEFQKIYPDVEIKRVEYSSTKIQELILTAFAAKQGPDIFNMSIEDEYAYIVNGRVSPVDYKAAGYKNKDDLLNSYMEGMLDPVTFDDEVYGLPLEITNWCIFINKKVFRDAGLDPEKDYPKTWEDIVNLSQKIAIKDGEIVKRRGFDFRYPYYLVEMLPLVEQLGGKLISDDGKEVIVNDEAWLKFLDYMAEFGPSGLNLGSPTSTAARKVFNKDNNDIAMCSSGLYQIARIKAENPDFYNSKEWMVVPFPKFENAKKDVPAKYYGHYYMVNSQKPKKNQEMAWKFVSFMLSHPEEYLEKVAIIQPKKELLESFLFKSYPYSDVFLKDLEKAEVVFYQANSAKIQKHMEEAVQSVMFGTKTSKEALEILKRKVEESYKEGLDMIY, encoded by the coding sequence ATGAAAAAGAAGTTTTTTATTATACTATTATTTGTATTTTTATTATCAGTTATGGGATTTTCAAAAAAAATAGAACTAATGTTTTGGACACATGAAGATCCTAATAGAAAAGAAATTGAGTTAAGGTATATAGAAGAGTTTCAAAAGATTTATCCTGATGTTGAAATAAAAAGAGTTGAATATTCTTCTACTAAAATTCAAGAATTAATTTTAACAGCTTTTGCTGCAAAGCAAGGACCAGATATATTTAATATGTCAATCGAAGACGAATATGCATATATAGTTAATGGTAGAGTTTCTCCCGTTGATTATAAAGCTGCTGGATATAAAAACAAAGATGATCTTTTAAATTCTTATATGGAAGGAATGCTCGATCCTGTTACTTTTGATGATGAAGTTTATGGATTACCTCTTGAAATAACTAATTGGTGTATTTTTATAAATAAGAAAGTTTTTAGAGATGCAGGTCTTGATCCAGAAAAAGATTATCCAAAAACGTGGGAAGATATTGTCAATTTATCTCAAAAAATAGCTATAAAAGATGGAGAAATAGTTAAAAGAAGAGGCTTTGATTTTAGATATCCTTATTATCTTGTAGAAATGCTTCCTTTGGTTGAACAGTTAGGTGGAAAGCTTATAAGTGACGATGGAAAAGAAGTAATAGTTAATGATGAAGCATGGTTAAAATTTTTAGATTATATGGCTGAATTTGGTCCATCGGGATTAAATTTGGGTTCGCCAACGAGTACTGCAGCAAGAAAAGTCTTTAATAAAGACAATAATGATATAGCTATGTGTTCAAGTGGACTTTATCAAATAGCAAGAATAAAAGCAGAAAATCCTGATTTTTATAATAGTAAAGAATGGATGGTAGTACCATTCCCAAAATTTGAAAATGCAAAAAAAGATGTTCCTGCAAAATATTATGGTCATTATTATATGGTTAACTCCCAAAAACCTAAAAAAAATCAAGAGATGGCGTGGAAATTTGTTTCTTTTATGTTGAGTCATCCAGAAGAATATCTTGAAAAAGTTGCTATTATTCAACCAAAAAAAGAATTATTAGAATCATTCCTCTTTAAATCTTATCCATATTCAGATGTTTTTTTGAAAGATCTTGAAAAGGCTGAAGTTGTTTTTTATCAAGCTAATTCAGCGAAAATACAAAAACATATGGAAGAAGCCGTTCAATCTGTTATGTTTGGAACAAAAACATCAAAAGAAGCCTTAGAGATATTAAAAAGAAAAGTTGAAGAATCTTATAAAGAAGGATTAGATATGATTTATTAA